The Christiangramia flava JLT2011 genome has a segment encoding these proteins:
- a CDS encoding nuclear transport factor 2 family protein, with amino-acid sequence MSYLEKAKDIYSQLQQGKLLDAFDQYYHDDVVMTEPKGGTRKGKKDCRDYEEKFLSNVKEFHNLEIRNVGSNENEKSTFVESMMDATLQDGKRYQMEQTAVQQWAGDHIIYERFYYDKAIWPDLK; translated from the coding sequence ATGAGTTATTTAGAAAAAGCAAAAGACATTTACAGCCAGCTCCAGCAGGGAAAATTGCTGGATGCTTTTGACCAGTATTACCATGATGATGTGGTGATGACCGAGCCAAAAGGAGGAACGCGCAAAGGCAAAAAAGATTGCCGGGATTATGAGGAAAAATTCCTTTCTAATGTTAAGGAATTCCATAATCTGGAGATCAGGAACGTGGGATCTAATGAAAATGAAAAGTCTACTTTCGTAGAATCTATGATGGATGCCACGCTACAGGATGGCAAACGCTACCAGATGGAGCAAACTGCTGTTCAGCAATGGGCCGGGGATCACATTATTTACGAACGTTTTTATTACGATAAGGCTATTTGGCCAGACCTGAAATAA
- a CDS encoding GAF domain-containing sensor histidine kinase codes for MIQQVSTEEQEFCRIHKLSEFDLQYQEMAEEFGQITDLAATIAGTEISFLNLIDNYNQWSISANEFRNIPREDSICSVTIQSEADHMEVNGLHLDERFQSKEYVKKEDGFRYYFGVPLQLESGEKIGALCVLDRGEKSISEKQRRFLKLLAEEIVGKLEMKRKIHELEYALITAEKSRNQIAHDVRGPVFGISGLADTLRDEEITGEEMREYLDMISKSANGIIEMTDDILNREARHHLLNAHLLNIQELRNKILELYRLPAGAKELSLNVQLSGEHQQVTFSRRKLLSIIGNLVSNAIKFTSEGGEINVNLEILQKEACYFLQILVSDSGDGISEEGLQKINDLEPGTSLGTDGERGFGLGLPLVKQMVAERNGEFHISAGNIKGTKVAIQIPIK; via the coding sequence ATGATTCAGCAGGTCTCGACAGAAGAACAGGAATTTTGTCGAATTCACAAGCTTAGCGAATTTGATCTCCAATACCAGGAAATGGCCGAAGAATTCGGGCAAATCACCGATCTTGCAGCTACTATTGCCGGAACAGAGATTTCTTTCCTGAACCTTATCGATAATTACAACCAGTGGTCTATTTCAGCGAACGAATTTCGGAATATTCCGCGAGAAGATTCCATTTGTAGTGTCACCATCCAGTCTGAAGCAGATCATATGGAAGTGAATGGCCTGCACCTGGACGAGCGTTTCCAGTCCAAGGAATATGTGAAAAAAGAAGACGGTTTTCGCTATTATTTCGGTGTGCCACTGCAGCTGGAAAGTGGCGAGAAGATCGGGGCGCTATGCGTGCTGGACCGTGGCGAAAAATCGATCAGTGAAAAGCAACGGCGGTTCCTAAAGTTGCTGGCCGAGGAAATCGTGGGGAAACTCGAAATGAAACGCAAGATTCATGAGTTGGAATATGCCTTGATCACCGCGGAAAAATCCAGAAACCAGATCGCTCATGACGTACGAGGCCCGGTATTTGGAATTTCAGGCCTGGCAGACACCCTTCGGGATGAGGAGATCACCGGGGAAGAAATGCGGGAATACCTAGACATGATCAGTAAATCAGCAAACGGGATCATCGAAATGACCGATGATATTCTAAACAGGGAGGCCCGTCATCATCTGCTGAATGCCCACCTGCTCAATATTCAGGAACTTCGGAATAAGATCCTGGAACTATACCGTCTGCCGGCCGGCGCAAAGGAGCTTTCGCTAAATGTACAGCTTTCCGGGGAACACCAGCAAGTGACTTTCTCTCGAAGAAAATTGTTATCGATCATTGGAAACCTGGTTTCCAATGCCATTAAATTCACTTCGGAAGGTGGAGAAATCAATGTGAATCTGGAAATCCTTCAAAAAGAAGCGTGTTATTTTTTGCAAATTCTGGTAAGTGACAGCGGTGATGGGATTTCCGAAGAAGGCTTACAAAAGATCAATGACCTGGAGCCTGGAACTTCCCTGGGAACCGATGGTGAAAGAGGTTTTGGTCTTGGTTTGCCACTGGTAAAGCAGATGGTTGCCGAGCGAAACGGCGAATTTCATATTTCAGCAGGAAACATAAAAGGTACAAAAGTAGCGATCCAGATACCGATCAAATAA
- a CDS encoding glycoside hydrolase family 130 protein — protein MKIQKMTRNLLLFAFVLASLQTLNAQDSLKTWMLGPFFRSEDPKPISQSDPESSFKDPITGNVAYWESMATFNPAAIVKNGKVQVFYRAEEKLGEKEIGGHRSRIGLMTSGDGITFQKNKQPVFYPDNDSQKANEWPGGTEDPRLVQTEEGLFVLTYTQWNRKVPKLAVATSKDLINWDKHGPVFQNYKDGSYQEQETKSGAIVTKLENGRLVATKINGKYWMYYGVPTINLAYSEDLINWIPLEDFEGKAAAVLKPRTGYFDSWLVEAGPPPVLTKDGIVVLYNAGNSRNIGQQDLANRIYTGGQALFSATEPWKLLDRSAKPFIQPETDFEKSGQYQDGTTFIEGLVYFQQKWFLYYGTADSMIGVVSTK, from the coding sequence ATGAAAATTCAGAAAATGACCAGAAACCTGCTTCTTTTTGCTTTCGTACTGGCTAGTCTCCAGACCTTAAATGCTCAGGATTCCCTGAAAACCTGGATGCTGGGTCCGTTTTTCAGATCCGAAGATCCCAAACCTATCAGCCAGAGCGATCCGGAATCCAGTTTCAAAGACCCCATTACCGGCAACGTGGCGTACTGGGAATCGATGGCCACCTTTAACCCGGCAGCTATCGTCAAAAATGGCAAAGTCCAGGTCTTTTATCGCGCAGAAGAAAAACTGGGAGAAAAGGAGATTGGAGGGCATCGCTCCAGAATTGGACTCATGACTTCGGGAGACGGGATCACTTTTCAGAAGAACAAGCAACCCGTTTTCTATCCCGATAACGACTCACAAAAAGCAAATGAATGGCCAGGCGGAACGGAAGACCCCAGGTTGGTACAAACCGAAGAAGGGCTATTCGTACTTACCTATACGCAGTGGAACAGAAAGGTTCCAAAACTGGCCGTAGCAACTTCTAAAGATCTTATAAACTGGGATAAACACGGCCCGGTTTTTCAGAATTACAAAGATGGAAGCTATCAGGAGCAGGAAACCAAATCTGGTGCAATAGTCACAAAACTGGAAAATGGCAGGCTGGTAGCAACAAAAATCAATGGAAAATACTGGATGTATTATGGTGTGCCTACGATCAACCTGGCATATTCCGAAGACCTGATCAACTGGATCCCGCTGGAAGATTTCGAGGGAAAAGCTGCCGCTGTTTTAAAACCGCGAACGGGTTATTTTGATTCCTGGCTGGTGGAAGCAGGACCACCGCCAGTGCTTACCAAAGATGGGATCGTGGTGCTGTACAATGCCGGAAATTCCCGGAATATCGGTCAGCAGGATCTTGCCAACCGAATATACACGGGCGGGCAGGCTTTATTCAGCGCTACCGAACCCTGGAAATTACTGGATCGATCAGCAAAACCTTTTATACAACCGGAAACCGACTTTGAAAAATCGGGACAATACCAGGATGGTACAACTTTCATTGAG